In a genomic window of Scyliorhinus torazame isolate Kashiwa2021f chromosome 5, sScyTor2.1, whole genome shotgun sequence:
- the LOC140419237 gene encoding uncharacterized protein, with protein MEKPWKCGDCGKGFKAPSEVEIHRRSHTGERPFTCSDCGKGFSDSSNLLMHQRVHTGVRPYTCCDCGKRFSRSSNLQSHQRVHTGERPFTCSECGKAFTLLSHLQTHQRVHSGEKPFTCSQCDKGFTNSSNLQKHQRVHTGERPFTCSQCGKGFTQLTHLLTHQPVHTGERPFTCSECGKGFIQLSKLLIHQRVHNGERPFTCSECGKGFTQSSTLLSHQRIHTGERPFTCPACGNGFRDSSTLLKHQRVHTGERPFLCSQCGKGFTQSSSLLTHQRVHTGERPFTCSVCGKGFTQSANLQTHQRVHM; from the coding sequence atggagaaaccgtggaaatgtggggactgtgggaagggattcaaagctccGTCTGAGGTGGAAATACAtaggcgcagtcacactggagagaggccgttcacctgctctgactgtgggaaggggttcagtgattcatccaacctgctgatgcaccagcgagttcacaccggggtgaggccatacacctgctgtgattgtgggaagagattcagtcgatcatccaacctgcagtcacaccagcgagttcacactggtgagaggccgttcacctgctctgaatgtgggaaggcgtTCACTCTGTTATCCCATttgcagacacaccagagagttcacagcggggagaagccattcacctgctcccagtgtgacaAAGGATTTACTAATTCATCCAATCTACAgaaacaccaacgggttcacacgggggagaggccattcacctgctctcagtgtgggaagggattcactcagttaacccACTTACTGACACACCAgccggttcacactggagagaggccgttcacctgctctgaatgtgggaagggattcattcagttgtccaagctgctgatacaccagcgagttcacaatggggagaggccattcacttgctccgaatgtgggaagggattcactcagtcctccaccctgctctctcaccagcgaattcacactggggagagaccattcacctgccctgcatgTGGAAATGGATTCAGAGATTCATCCACCCtgttgaaacaccagcgagttcacactggggagaggccattcctctgctctcagtgtgggaagggattcactcagtcatctagcctgctgacacatcagagagttcacaccggggagaggccattcacctgttctgtttgtgggaagggattcacacagtcagccaacctgcagacacatcagcgagttcacatgtga